CTCTGTGCCAAAGATAGTTCTCATCACGACCCGCGAGATGATAGGGAGCCACTGACCGATCTGCGTGACCGTATCTTTTAGGGTTTTGCTCATGTAACCCGGAGGCAAAGGTTAGAAGATATACTGACCTCTCTGCTGACTTCCACGTCCATGTCTTTCAGCTTCTCGTGGTGATCTCTCGTGACGACGAGAACATGGCCCCTTGTCAATGGCATGATGTCCAAAAAGGCCAGGACATATGGGGTCGAGAGTACAAGGTGCGCATGCGTTTCTTGCGTCGTATCTGTGGGGATGATAGCTAATTCTTGTGCGCTATCCTGTTTGTGCTGAGGACGGAATATCGATGGAGGGATGGGAGGATATGCTGCTGCGATGCGGCAGAAGGGGCATGACGCGGATGACGACGGTACAGTCATCTTGTTTCTCTGTCTCAATAGAGCTTAGACTGGGTCTTTGTTTATGAGAACATCAATAGGTATGGTAGCGAGCGCTTGGTAGTCTGGAGCAGAGATTCAACTGCCGGGGTGCATTGAGGGGACGATTGGCCTCAAAGCAGGGTATCTCTACAAGTAGAAAAGCTATGGACTCTCAGTCAATGTACCAGGAAGATCGTGACTCCAACACTTCAACCGATTTGGAATGGTTGTGCCTCTGACCTGATAAATTCAGAGTGGCCGGCATCAGTGATTCGGTGTGATACTCCTCACTAGGGACCTCGGCTATAGATCTTCTCAGCTACCTAACCATCCTATACTGATCTGTGGTGTTGCTCTACCCCATGTTGGACTTCTGGTAGTGAGAGCTACTCAACAATCTAAATGAAAACTTAAAGGCAAATGCAGAATTGTTtgaatatatattatactcTGATTTCTATTTATAGCTACGCTTCTTGCTGATCCATGCATCTCAACAGAACTTTGACACTCCGAATTAGCTGCGTACAACGGACACTCGGCGCATACGGAAGGCTAGTAAGGTGATCGAACCAAAAATAAGTCAAGTGGAAGTACATTTCCAACCCTAAAGCTTTCAACAGTTGTGATACCCGTAGgcgggcaagaagagaaatgTGTAGAAGGTATCAATCAAAGCTTGTGCGAAACAACCCCGAAGACAGTGCCGAAACCAAAACGAGCTGAAATAACTTAAACAGACGATGCGCCAGACACCCCGAGAGAAGCGGATAATGCCAACGTACGCAAACTGGAAAACAGAAATGCCGTCATAACCGTATGCAAGAGGTGCCCTTTTACCATCACAAACAAACAAATGCCGACATATAACTTGAATTGAACCCGTTGCTCTAACACGGAGATATGTGGCATATCGAGGCCATGATCAGCATGCTAGCACAACATCAATGCGCGTTTATTCACTTTCTTTGATGAAGTTGTACGGTTCTGTGAGTGCGCTATCAATGTACAAGTGATGGTATTTCTTGGCCCACTGCCGGGTAAGGATGGAGGCTAGGCAGACCGATCAGCTCATGTTGGATTCCGACGGCATGACCTTGAAGAGCTTACCCTTGAGGAATTTTTTGCTTGCGTATTTCTTGAAGAACGCTTCGTGACATACAGGACGGTGAAGGTAGTCGATCATCAATCGGAAGACAGGGTcgatctcttcctcggtatAGCCAGCATAGTGCGCTAGGGTGGCGTCCTAGTTTGAGTTAGCTTTTACAAGTCACTCTGCCTCACAAGTGCGAGGGTCCTTACCCAAGCCCCACGTTCCAGGATCAGCCGAGCAAGGTACATCGCGGCTGCGGCGACGTGGCTTTGAGGATAGCACATGAAGCGGTGATCCAAAAGGCTAATCTCCATGAGGTACTTGCCGAGGGTACGAGTCTGAATGTCATAATTGTCTGCCTTCGAAATACGACGGAGGAAGTTCATGGGGTTGGGATAGCTCATGTTGTACTCGAGAGTGGCTAGGATGTGGCGTTCGGCATCAAGAATCTCCTTGTCTGTAAATGTTTCGTCTGCAACGTGACTGAAGTTGGCCACATGGGGTGAAAGAACTTCCTCATATTTGGAAGCAATGAACATGGCTGCAACTCCGACCAATTGAAGGCGATCAAGGGCGACGACTTCAGCGGAAAGGAAACGGTCGATGATGTTCACAGCGAGAAAAAGTGTCTCGGGGAGGAGACGGAAGCGTGTGTGAACTTCAATCAGCCAGTCGACAAGAATGCCACGCATCTTCCACTCGAGGTCGGGTTGGTGATCAATGTAGTGAGGGTTGGGCAATGTCTCCAACTCCAGGTCCCTGAGGTAGTCAAAGATCTCCACTACATATTCAGCGGCCATCAGAGGATCGTCCAAATCTTCAGTGTCCAGGTCGTCGACTACGTCCTCAGGCTTCTTGGCGACTTCGGGCTCAGTGGCAATCACAGCATCTTCCTTCGCTGTAGAGACCTCCACtgttgtcttcttctcggtggtcttcttctcgacttcGACTTTCTTGCGCGGCGGTTCCTCAACCTGCAGGGACTTCTCCTGTACCGATTTCTGGCTGGACGTCCGTTTCATTTGTGTGCTGCCGATACCAGAGCCACTTCCGGGACGCTTTCCCTCAACCgcaggcttctccttcttcgcgTTATCTTTGGCACCCAAGGCGGTACGCGATGAGTTGGTCCGGCTCAGCTTTTGAATACCGCCAGTCTGCATGGTAGCTTTCGACGTTAAGCCGACCTTGCCAGACGCGGCTTTCTTCGTTTCCTTGGCCTCGCCGTTTTCCGTTTTTGTAACATTGCTGACATCTCCAAGCGCAGCACGTCTTCTTTGTGTTCCCGTTGTCGTCGAATTGGtggcggccttcttgctctgAAGGGGCTTTTTGGCAGCCGCAGTGGTTGTTGGAACATCTCCTGCAGACAGAGCAGCGGCCTTTGCCCGTGTCAGACGCGTCGACGGCCCGTTCTCGTCATTTTCGTTCATTGTACCTCGCGTACGAAGACCTCGGGCCTGTTACAAGTTCAATCAGAATACAATTGCAGATCATCAAACCGGAGAGCACAATGGCTTTCGAAAGATGGTACGTAGAAGTATTACGCGTGTCTCTCATGGGGAGAACTTACCGGAGGCATGAtgctgaaaagaagaggaagaagtaCGTAGGAGAGcggaggaaaaagaaaggagaTATACTGTAGCTATTGTCGACCTGCAGAAGCTCTCCAGTCAGCATTCCAGGAGATCACCCCGGTGGGGATAGAATACCTGAGAGCCAAGGCGCAGGTTGCACGTACCACGCGTGGAATTGCGTTCAATGACCAGCAATTCAACTTGAAGGAGAATTCCTAGTTAGTGGAAGGGAATTTTGTTGCAGAGTCGTCAAAAATAGTCGCATATATGGGTccaatgatgttgttgacAGAACCTGTTGAGGTCTCAAATCACGTCCTATTCGGGCGTGCAAAACAAGTAGAACTTCGTGTCGGCGAGCAGATTCTCATGAAATGCCTCGATGGCTAGAGATGACACGCGAAGAACTGGTGATTGCGTGTTTTCGAGGTGCTTTTCgctgtcttgaagaagcagtaCTGCTGGGTGGTGTAAAGAAGGTTGGTAAAGTTGACAGGGCAAAGGCGATGTTTGGCCCTACGCTTAGCGTGGAAACAAACTAAGCTGGCAAAGCTGCCCCACAGCACAACCACCCGGTTGTATGATGAAGATACCGCGTAGAAGATAGAAGCGCCAGTCTTGACAGACCTCGTATAAAGTATGAAGTATGAACTACTTGGCTCAATTAATATCATTGATGAGCGAAGAATGGCGTTTGATAAAAGAGATATACAAGGCACTTTATGAGACACCGCAAAGAGCCAAAGTAAAGACGGACGGAAAGGGGTGTGACGGTAATAGAAGGAAGTCTCACAGATGGTAAGGTAATACCTATCTTAGAATACCTAGGTATTGTATGGATATTCACTGGACGGACAAGAAAAAGTATTGAAACCTCAGGTACCTGCTACAGGGCTGCCAGTTCGACTGCCAAATTATTATTTTCGACGGTGCTCCAACTGATGAGGCATATTAAATATACCTACTCAAATACTGGATTGTTTCCATTATATTCATAAAGTGACAGCTCTCTACACGTTAGGATGCAATGAAGGTAACCAGAAGGAAACAAGGAAAGTAGGTAGGTAATGTATGAATACGAAAACCTCCGTATAGATATCGTCATCAAATGAACGATTATGTACAGTTGTGGAGGCTCCCAGTCAAACGAGTATCGATGCCTGAAAAGTTTGTCCCCAGGCAGGAAGGCAGGACAGACGCCATCGCAGTTGTAATCCAGGGCGCGCCCAACCACCAAAACATTACGTTGTTGCCCAGCAACCGGCTGAACCTTTGAACTTTCTGTTGGACGTGTTTTCGTGTCGCGCAGTCCCGTGATCTCAGTGCTGTGCCACAATTTGCGTGAGGTGGCCGTGCAGTAAGTCAGGTGATCTTTTGCGAGCCACATCCGCACCGAAGAGTCGAAAGCAATTTTCCGGAGGGCAAGCAGATCACGACGACACTCCCATTGGCGAAGGAGTGTTGTCATCGGTTTTGGTGTCTCGGTCTTGTCTCTAATTGTATCGTTAGCATTGAGTGGTTATGCTTCACCATTGATTGCTTACTTGCTTCTCAAATTACGCAGTCCGAATCTCGCAGTTCCGGCAGCGCTTAGAATATTTCCAATCTATCGAGATACAACTGAACATCATGCTTCAACCTCGATTCGCTTTAACGGGTCTTCGCCTACCCTTTAGATGCCTTTCTTCAGTCTCATCACGAGCATATGCAACAGTCATCCACGGGCAAGAGAAGCCCTCAGTCGAAGACtcatccacctccacctTCGATCCAAGCATCGCCTTTGCCCCTCCACCAACccgtgatgatgctggcgtTCTCCTGCGAAAGTACAAGCCACGGACTCCCGGTATCAGACATTTGCGAAGGCCAATCAATGACCATTTGTGGAAGGGACGACCGGTGCACAAGTTGACATTCCCCAAACGGGGCCAGGGCAAGGGTGGTCGGAACAACACGGGTAGGGTCACTGTTCGGCACCGTGGTGGTGGTCACAAACGTCGCATTCGAATTGTCGACTTTGCACGAACTGCTCCCGGGCCGCATCTGGTAGAACGCATTGAACATGACCCTGGGCGAAGTGCCCATATCGCACTTGTGCGCAGCCAAGAAACCCAGAAGCTGAGCTATATCCTGGCTGCGGAAGGTATGAGAGCGGGCGACGTTGTTCAGAGTTATATGTCTGGTATTCCGGAGGATCTTTGGAAGAGCATGGGAGGTACCGTTGATCCTGGTGTTCTCGCTGCCAGGACCGCTTGGAGAGGAAATTGCTTGCCCTTGCACATGATTCCCGTAGGTACTTTGATATTCAACGTTGGACTTCGTCCCGGCAAGGGGGGTCAGCTGTGCCGGAGCGCGGGCACCTACGCAACTGTCATCTCAAAGGGCAGCGATACTAAAACCAGGGACAACGAAGTAGAAAcccaggaagatggaacGGAAGTTCAGAAACCCCTCTCGCAAcgggagaagcagaagcaagaACGTATCGCTCAACATGTCACCATTCGTCTCCAAAGCGGTGAAGTTCGACTTATTCACAAAGACTGCTGCGCGACGGTTGGAGTGGCCAGCAATCCTAACCATCAGTATCGGCAACTCGGTAAGGCGGGTCGGGCACGCTGGTTGAATATCCGTCCCACAGTCCGTGGTGTGGCCATGAACGCTGCCGATCACCCTCACGGTGGTGGACGTGGTAAGTCGAAGGGTAACGTTGATCCAAAGAGTCCTTGGGGTCTACCGGTATGTACATGCGTAATCGCGGGACTGAATGCGTTATGATATTCATTCACTGACGCCTTGAGCAGGCCAAATCCGGCTACAAAACTCGGCCCAAGTGGAAGATCAACAAGGCAGTGGTGGTCCCGAGAGTCCGCAACCAAGGCAAGCGTCGCAGAGGCTACAACTGAGCTTCTCTCTCTGTGTTCGTCGTCATTCTCCCCGCCTTTACTGCATCGGGGGACTATTTATCCATAATTCCAATGGGTAGACAAGCGCAAAGGCTGTGTCGCTGATTCAGCATCGTGacatgttcttcttcttttcagttCCTCATTGTATTCGAGTATTCTCATGTTTAAATGCGGAGGATGGGTCCTCCGCTCACACTGTATCATATTTTGTCTCGATTCGGGCGCCAGGCATGCTGTCTTCGATATCTTCCAAACTTCTTGTGATTATTACCTCGCTGTTATGGATGATAGATTGTATTTCCATACATTTGCCATGGCTATCACGTTTATGCGGTCGAAATACACAGAATTCACTGGAGAAAAAGATCTCCTCTTGAGACCCTATTTGTCTTACTGTGAAGCATGTTCAGGGAACTTTAAGCCAAGACCGACGTACATTACGCCATTCATATGGCTGACGGTGGCTTCTGTTGATAACGAGGCCACCACTCTCAGGAACAGCTTGTCGTATCTAGGCTCCCAGAAGAAACTCGATGCGATATGGCTCATAATTCATTTAGGCTGATAACACAGACCATTACGAGTGCCTCGAGGCTGGCTTTTTCGAGGACGCGGGGTGATCAGTTCTAGAATGGGGATTCGTGGCGCTGTCAGCCCGTCACCAACCTAAAATGATCAACGCCAACGAATCTTCCTGACTGCCTATTCTCGACCTGAGCATGACACTTCTCTCCTaaattttcttcttcttcaactcaCTTTCACGCCTTCCAATGCTGTATTGGTATGTCTTTTCGTTCTTCGTCATTGAGGTCGTGAAACCTCCGTTCTTGCGCGTTTGTCGAGTCGCATAGTCCCGAGAGCCAGTGGCTTATCTTTAGCGATACGTTTTTACCAACCTCTGCTCTACTACCAAGCCATGGCAGATCTCTTCGGCGAGAACTTCCTAAGCAtaacctcttcttcctcccagTTACGGCCTACAACGACAGACCATGAcgcaccaccagcatccaCTGGCCATGGCGACGCGGATAATCTCCATCTTCCTCGTACCAAGCGCATCGCATGTGTTGTATGTCGGCGACGGAAGCTGAGATGCGATGGAAAGAGGCCGAGCTGCGGGACTTGCTCCCGATTAGGTCATGAATGTGCTTACGATGAGGTTCGCAAAAAGAGTGGTCCAAAGCGGGGTTATGTGAAGCAGCTGGAAGCTCGGCTTGGTACGTGATATCCTTTCCTTTTGGTGTTGTCTCCAAACAGGAGGTTCTGCACATTGCATATCGCTAATGTTAGTCCCTGTGAAGCCCAGGTCGAGAACCTGTTAAGAACCCAAGAGCCGAGTGCCGCCCAGACTCAAGAAAATCATAACCATAATCCAGCGTCGAATGAAAATGAGATGACGAACTTACCGGACGTTCCCTTACTCCCAACCGATCTCAACACCTCTCTTTCACCTCCGCAGCCAATAGTTGAGCATCAGCCTTTATCTCAGGCATACCTACCGTCAGGACTCCATACCGGGGGTAACTTTGGTTGGGATATGTTGGGTCTGGGACTCGAGGAACCGTTGCCAACTCAGGATGTTATCGATGAATTGTACGCCTATATCATTTCTCGCATCTCTATATCATTATCTCATGACTTGACAGGAACCAAATCTATTTCGACAAAGTGCATCCTTCGTTACCCTTCTTGCATCGTCCGAGACATCTAGCAGCCATGAACTTAGCCTACAACATACGACCTGCTGTGTGTCTACAGTATATGACCTGGTGTCATGCAGCCTCTGTGAGCGACAAATACTCAAACCTGCATGCTCTTTTCTATCAGCGGGCGAGGAAATACGCTGAACTGGATGAAATGAAAGGCTTCGGGGAGAGCATTGTTACTCTGGCACACTGCCAAACATGGCTCCTGATCAGCACATACGAGTTCAAGATGATGTATTTCCCACGAGCGTGGCTCAGTAGCGGCAAAGCTACACGACTGGCGCTCATGATGGGCCTGAATCGGCTAGACGGTTTGGGTCCCGAAGTGAAGCAATCGCTACCACCACCTAGAGACTGGACAGAAAAGGAAGAGCGACGAAGAACCTTCTGGATGGCATTCTGCATTGATCGCTACGCTAGTGCCGGAACCGGATGGCCCGTCATTATTGATGAAAGAGATGTCAGTTTCGTACCTTATTTCCCCAGGGCTCCCTTACAGGCTACAGCCTGATTGACAGCAATTACTGACCAGCGCGATAGATCATGACGAATTTACCCGCCAGTGAAACATCGTTTGTTAAGAGTAAACCCGAGCGTACTCTACGTCTCAGCAGCGTTATGCGAGGGGAAGGAATCGCGACTCTGTCATCTCTCGCAAGTGTTGTACTGCTGTCAAGCATGTTCGGTCGCAACCTTGCCCACCTCCATCGCCCTGATCCGCAAGATAACGACCACGATCTAAATGGCGAGTATTGGAAAAGGCACAGATGTCTTGACAATATTTTACTCCATTTCGCGTTGACAATGCCCAGCCATCTGCGGCTTCCAGCTGGAATAGCCGACCCGAATGTGGTCTTCTGCAACATGGCTATCCAGACGTCGACTATTTGTCTACACCAAGCTGCCATTTTTAAAGcggagaagaacaagatgcCCGATCAGATCATCACCGAAAGCAAGCGGAGGTGCATTGTTGCAGCGGACCAAATTTCGAGCATCATGAAAATGATCAGTCATACAGATCTGACTCTTGTTCGTCCTTCCACCTTTCGTTGAGCGTCCACCGCGCTAATTTGCCATAGATGAATCCCTTCATGTCCTTCTGTGTGTACGTCGCCGCCCGGGTCTTCGTGCAGTATCTGCAGTCGCGGCCCGATGACTCGGCTGCTCGTTCATCTTTGCAGtttttcttctcagctcTTGATGCtttgaagaacaagaaccCCATGACGGAGTCATTTCTTGTACAGCTGGACGTTGACATCGAGGGAACAGCGTTCCGCGATATTCGGCGTCCAACGGGTGAGACGCCGCTGGAAAGGGTAAGGCCACACACCACAGTTTCAATGGACAATGTCAAACTGGAATTGCAAATCTCACCTTGTATTAGGTTCCTAGTTTTGTGAAAGACTGCGCCTCCATACTGCCTGTTCACAACGAGTTCCAGCCCTCCGCCTCACTTCCAAATCGCCAAAGGCGAACACCAGCGCAGGGCCAGAACTCGGGGGGTGCACCACTGGCTGGACCTTCGCAATCTTTCGTTGACCCGTCATATAATCTCAGCTCCGGGCCTGAGACGGTAGGCTCGGGGACAGATATGGATCTTTCGCCAGGTTTCGACGACAATGGAAATCCGATATCAGAAGGCTCAACATCGTCGGCTGTGAAATCCTCCTCAAATACATCTTACGTCGGCGCT
The Aspergillus fumigatus Af293 chromosome 4, whole genome shotgun sequence DNA segment above includes these coding regions:
- a CDS encoding putative C6 transcription factor Prf, which translates into the protein MGIRRETSVLARLSNLFGENFLSITSSSSQLRPTTTDHDAPPASTGHGDADNLHLPRTKRIACVVCRRRKLRCDGKRPSCGTCSRLGHECAYDEVRKKSGPKRGYVKQLEARLAQVENLLRTQEPSAAQTQENHNHNPASNENEMTNLPDVPLLPTDLNTSLSPPQPIVEHQPLSQAYLPSGLHTGGNFGWDMLGLGLEEPLPTQDVIDELNQIYFDKVHPSLPFLHRPRHLAAMNLAYNIRPAVCLQYMTWCHAASVSDKYSNLHALFYQRARKYAELDEMKGFGESIVTLAHCQTWLLISTYEFKMMYFPRAWLSSGKATRLALMMGLNRLDGLGPEVKQSLPPPRDWTEKEERRRTFWMAFCIDRYASAGTGWPVIIDERDIMTNLPASETSFVKSKPERTLRLSSVMRGEGIATLSSLASVVLLSSMFGRNLAHLHRPDPQDNDHDLNGEYWKRHRCLDNILLHFALTMPSHLRLPAGIADPNVVFCNMAIQTSTICLHQAAIFKAEKNKMPDQIITESKRRCIVAADQISSIMKMISHTDLTLMNPFMSFCVYVAARVFVQYLQSRPDDSAARSSLQFFFSALDALKNKNPMTESFLVQLDVDIEGTAFRDIRRPTGETPLERVPSFVKDCASILPVHNEFQPSASLPNRQRRTPAQGQNSGGAPLAGPSQSFVDPSYNLSSGPETVGSGTDMDLSPGFDDNGNPISEGSTSSAVKSSSNTSYVGASSTSSPKVRQHSPLNFSNRTPSHTLGSSESVHAPSGTANTGQFDGFAYNDTIFSTDAISSLDTSVPDPPFPIPPSWDIAAMQTSNGENTNITPGTTGSLSETQWAELLNSNNWDAWRNQG
- a CDS encoding HIT family protein, which produces MTVPSSSASCPFCRIAAAYPPIPPSIFRPQHKQDSAQELAIIPTDTTQETHAHLVLSTPYVLAFLDIMPLTRGHVLVVTRDHHEKLKDMDVEVSREIGQWLPIISRVVMRTIFGTETESDWSWNVVQNNGIRAAQQVPHVHFHVIPRPPLDPAATAAKMSFVMFGRGQRDELDDDEGETLAKALREELAKEVRRVEEREGVDLNAAATEVRYQRIKGKL
- a CDS encoding mitochondrial 54S ribosomal protein uL2m, with translation MLQPRFALTGLRLPFRCLSSVSSRAYATVIHGQEKPSVEDSSTSTFDPSIAFAPPPTRDDAGVLLRKYKPRTPGIRHLRRPINDHLWKGRPVHKLTFPKRGQGKGGRNNTGRVTVRHRGGGHKRRIRIVDFARTAPGPHLVERIEHDPGRSAHIALVRSQETQKLSYILAAEGMRAGDVVQSYMSGIPEDLWKSMGGTVDPGVLAARTAWRGNCLPLHMIPVGTLIFNVGLRPGKGGQLCRSAGTYATVISKGSDTKTRDNEVETQEDGTEVQKPLSQREKQKQERIAQHVTIRLQSGEVRLIHKDCCATVGVASNPNHQYRQLGKAGRARWLNIRPTVRGVAMNAADHPHGGGRGKSKGNVDPKSPWGLPAKSGYKTRPKWKINKAVVVPRVRNQGKRRRGYN
- a CDS encoding B-type cyclin nimE; the encoded protein is MPPARGLRTRGTMNENDENGPSTRLTRAKAAALSAGDVPTTTAAAKKPLQSKKAATNSTTTGTQRRRAALGDVSNVTKTENGEAKETKKAASGKVGLTSKATMQTGGIQKLSRTNSSRTALGAKDNAKKEKPAVEGKRPGSGSGIGSTQMKRTSSQKSVQEKSLQVEEPPRKKVEVEKKTTEKKTTVEVSTAKEDAVIATEPEVAKKPEDVVDDLDTEDLDDPLMAAEYVVEIFDYLRDLELETLPNPHYIDHQPDLEWKMRGILVDWLIEVHTRFRLLPETLFLAVNIIDRFLSAEVVALDRLQLVGVAAMFIASKYEEVLSPHVANFSHVADETFTDKEILDAERHILATLEYNMSYPNPMNFLRRISKADNYDIQTRTLGKYLMEISLLDHRFMCYPQSHVAAAAMYLARLILERGAWDATLAHYAGYTEEEIDPVFRLMIDYLHRPVCHEAFFKKYASKKFLKASILTRQWAKKYHHLYIDSALTEPYNFIKESE